The sequence ACAATTTCCTCTGCTATGCCAACCGCATTCTGGCGCTGAGCGAAGAGGCGATGAGCATTACTCATGCAGGTGAGCCCGCAGGCAATTTTCCACTCGGTTCGATGGAAAGCACGGCGGCGACTCGTCTGCCCAACCTGCTTGCGGCCTTCCACCAGCGCTATCCCAAAGTCTCTTTATCACTGAACACAGGGACATCTGGTGAAATTATTGAGCAAGTGCGTGCCGGGACACTGGCAACCGCACTGGTCGATGGCCCGGTACAACATGATGAACTGCACGGCTGCCTCTCGTTCGAAGAACAGCTCGTGATCATTTCCTGTTTGGATCACCCGGCTATTGTGCAAGCCCGTGATGCTGTGGATGAAACTCTGTTTGCCTTTCGCCCCAGTTGTTCATACCGACTGCGGCTTGAAAATTGGTTCCGCCAGGCGGGCTGCTTGCCCGGGCAAGTCATGGAAATCCAGTCCTACCACGCCATGCTAGCTTGTGTCGCTAGTGGTGCTGGCTTGGCGCTTATCCCGCATTCGGTATTGGCTCTGTTGCCCGGTCACGAGCGGGTACAAGTCCATCACCTGCCACCAGATATTGCCGAGACTGCAACCTGGCTCATTTGGCGTAAAGATGCCTTTAGCCCTAATGTTCGCGCGCTCAAAGAACTGATCATTGAACAGATTGAAACTCAGTAATTGGGCGGGCAGAACCGCTGTTTACGGTCATAATTCATACAATAACGGCCTATCGTCAGCATAAAAGATTGCATGCAACATATATGATACATAAACAATATATTTATATAACACTCATCACGCAGAAGCTATAGGAGCAACACCATGGAGATGATTAAAACCCGCGCCGCAGTCGCATGGGGCCCGAATCAGCCGCTATCCGTTGAAGAAGTTGATTTAATGCCACCACAAAAAGGCGAAGTGCTGGTGCGCATTGTCGCCAGCGGGGTATGCCACACTGACGCCTACACGCTATCGGGCAAAGATCCTGAAGGGGTTTTCCCGGCGATTCTGGGTCACGAAGGCGGTGGGATTGTAGAGGCTATTGGTGAAGGCGTTACCAGTGTTGCTGTGGGCGACCATGTGATTCCCCTGTACACACCAGAATGTGGCGAATGTAAATTCTGCCGCTCTGGGAAGACCAATCTGTGTCAGGCAATTCGCAGCACACAAGGTAAAGGCTTGATGCCCGATGGCACGACTCGCTTTTCTAAAAATGGCCAGCCTATTTTCCATTACA comes from Yersinia canariae and encodes:
- the ptrR gene encoding putrescine utilization regulator PtrR, with translation MDLTQLRMFCCVAETGSVARAAEQMHRVPSNLTTRLRQLEIELGADLFIREKQRLRLSPMGHNFLCYANRILALSEEAMSITHAGEPAGNFPLGSMESTAATRLPNLLAAFHQRYPKVSLSLNTGTSGEIIEQVRAGTLATALVDGPVQHDELHGCLSFEEQLVIISCLDHPAIVQARDAVDETLFAFRPSCSYRLRLENWFRQAGCLPGQVMEIQSYHAMLACVASGAGLALIPHSVLALLPGHERVQVHHLPPDIAETATWLIWRKDAFSPNVRALKELIIEQIETQ